A section of the Salvelinus sp. IW2-2015 linkage group LG7, ASM291031v2, whole genome shotgun sequence genome encodes:
- the LOC111966363 gene encoding RING finger protein 223, whose translation MAQIPQVWHTQEEKVDLDILVAVGSQPECSICYNTYDNVFKTPKLLDCSHTFCLECLSRLMAISLGEQEGGGSSKILCPFCRHPTLLTKEGPPALATSSEVLCKLPSHQQHEEPVWLDGEKLCYKRALEASPEASSSTSTFCICIDIGASKAGEVPAQTRPHNMAFMRRLTSCKRLLLFIMLMVLLVVIVLWPLQCIVTTGNMHCMPRSVGSIQGSITTTATPFTSIHHSTKGAFH comes from the coding sequence ATGGCGCAGATCCCTCAGGTGTGGCACACCCAGGAAGAGAAAGTGGACCTGGATATATTGGTGGCTGTTGGCAGCCAACCCGAGTGCTCTATCTGCTACAACACCTACGACAACGTCTTCAAGACGCCCAAGCTGCTGGACTGTTCCCACACCTTCTGCCTCGAGTGTCTATCACGCCTCATGGCCATTTCACTGGGAGAGCAGGAAGGAGGAGGCAGCAGCAAGATCCTGTGTCCCTTCTGCCGCCACCCCACCCTCCTGACCAAGGAGGGTCCCCCGGCCCTGGCCACCAGCAGCGAGGTACTCTGTAAGCTGCCCAGCCACCAGCAGCACGAGGAGCCTGTGTGGCTGGACGGAGAGAAGCTGTGCTACAAACGGGCCCTGGAGGCCAGCCCCGAGGCCTCTAGCTCCACCTCGACCTTCTGCATCTGCATCGACATAGGGGCCAGCAAAGCAGGCGAGGTCCCGGCTCAGACACGCCCCCACAACATGGCCTTTATGAGGCGTCTGACCAGCTGTAAGCGGCTGCTGCTCTTCATCATGCTGATGGTGCTGCTAGTGGTCATCGTGCTGTGGCCCCTGCAGTGCATCGTCACCACGGGCAACATGCACTGCATGCCTCGCTCTGTGGGCTCAATACAAGGCTCCATCACCACCACAGCTACCCCATTCACCAGCATACACCATTCCACAAAGGGAGCCTTtcattaa